From Apium graveolens cultivar Ventura chromosome 9, ASM990537v1, whole genome shotgun sequence, the proteins below share one genomic window:
- the LOC141685949 gene encoding uncharacterized protein LOC141685949, producing MSAIHFKFFATNNDDEYEALINGLKLDLEVGVMNLIVRSDSELVVNQVNEGFQARGPRTELYMRCAQHLLNFFLSTRLESVPREENSNADALAKMGSQMDSVQLGQIPLGIQEIPSIPEVEVFQMQEVPRESWMTPIHNYIQTGAVPEDKLQAQRLRYQAAKYVEYDGVLYKRGFNQPLLRCVDMEEGNYILREVHKGIYGNHSGGGSLALKVLRQGYY from the coding sequence ATGAGTGCTATCCATTTCAAATTCTTTGCTACTAACAATGATGATGAGTATGAAGCATTGATCAACGGTCTAAAACTAGATCTGGAGGTGGGGGTCATGAATCTGATAGTCCGGAGCGATTCCGAATTAGTTGTGAACCAGGTCAACGAAGGTTTCCAGGCCCGGGGACCTCGGACGGAGTTATATATGAGATGTGCACAACACctattgaatttttttttaagtaCCAGGCTAGAAAGTGTCCCGCGAGAAGAAAATAGTAATGCGGATGCTTTGGCCAAGATGGGGTCACAGATGGACAGCGTCCAACTTGGACAAATCCCTTTGGGAATCCAAGAAATCCCAAGTATTCCGGAGGTGGAGGTGTTTCAGATGCAAGAAGTTCCACGAGAAAGCTGGATGACCCCCATTCATAACTATATTCAGACAGGAGCTGTACCAGAAGACAAACTACAGGCTCAACGCCTTCGGTACCAGGCTGCAAAGTATGTCGAATATGACGGGGTATTATACAAGAGAGGATTTAACCAGCCACTGTTACGTTGTGTGGATATggaagaaggaaattatattcTCAGAGAGGTGCACAAAGGGATTtatggcaatcactcggggggtggtTCCTTGGCATTAAAAGTACTCAGACAAGGATACTACTAG
- the LOC141685950 gene encoding uncharacterized protein LOC141685950, which produces MREDAFNFVRACDRCQQFANYSNAPASTLTSLASPRPFDMWGIDLIGELPKAKGGVKYAVVAVDYFTKWAEAMPLATITAKKIRDFFFNSIEKLPFLLTYGYEAMVPVEVGVGSLRRDVFVEEDAEVNQRLYLDLLDEARMNSQLKLAAYQQIIARYFNKKVKSVPFKVGDLVLRKVMPNTKIAQHGVLGANWEGPYKVKVILWKGTYRLEDLDGKLIPRAWNAEHLRKYYQ; this is translated from the exons ATGAGAGAAGATGCCTTCAATTTTGTCCGGGCTTGTGACCGTTGCCAGCAATTTGCCAACTATTCCAACGCCCCGGCATCAACCCTTACCTCATTGGCGAGTCCTCGGCCTTTTGacatgtggggaattgatctcaTTGGAGAATTGCCCAAAGCAAAGGGGGGTGTGAAATACGCCGTGGTGGCTGTGGACTACTTTACCAAATGGGCAGAGGCTATGCCACTAGCCACGATCACGGCAAAGAAGATAAGGGATTTTTTTTTCAATTCCATA GAGAAACTCCCTTTTCTGCTGACTTATGGGTATGAGGCCATGGTTCCCGTGGAGGTAGGAGTCGGATCCCTCCGGAGAGACGTGTTTGTTGAGGAAGATGCAGAAGTTAACCAGAGGCTTTACTTGGATTTGTTAGATGAAGCCCGAATGAACTCTCAATTAAAGCTTGCTGCATATCAGCAGATAATCGCAAGGTATTTCAATAAAAAGGTAAAATCCGTGCCGTTCAAGGTTGGAGATCTTGTGTTGCGAAAGGTTATGCCTAACACTAAGATAGCTCAGCACGGGgtgcttggagctaattgggaaggaccgtacaagGTTAAAGTTATACTCTGGAAGGGAACCTATCGCTTGGAAGATCTGGATGGTAAACTTATTCCTCGAGCGTGGAATGCGGAACATCTAcgaaagtattatcagtag